A stretch of DNA from Thiothrix subterranea:
CTGTGTAGGCATCGCGGAAATCCTGTCCTTCCGTGGTGCAGCCGGGCGTGCTGTCCTTAGGGTAAAAATAGAGGACAACATTGGCTTTTTCCTGAAAATCGGATAGGCGGAAGGTTAAGCCAGCCGTAGCGGCTAAGCTGAAGTCAGGTACAGGTGTTCCGAGGGTTGGGGTCGTCATGGCGTTCTCCTTTCGTGTAATGCTTGTGTTTCATTACCCGCCTCAGTAGTATGCTGTCAAACTATTTTTTGGAGATTTGCATGTTTCGCGGCAGTATGGTGGCACTCATAACCCCGATGAAAGCCAATGGGGACGTGGATGAGGCGGCGTTGGAAGCGCTGGTGGCGTTCCATTTGGAAAACGGCACCGACGCTATTGTGGCAGTCGGCACAACCGGCGAATCGGCAACCTTGAATTACAAGGAACACCGGCATGTCATGAAACGTGTGATTGATTTGGTGGCGGGTAAAATTCCGGTCATCGCAGGCACTGGCTCGAATAGTACCGCCGAAGCGATTGAAATGACCGAAATCGCCATGCAGGACGGCGCGGATGCTTGCTTGCTGGTGACGCCTTACTACAATAAGCCGACGCAAGAAGGCTTGTATCAGCATTATAAGTTGATTGCAGAACGGGTAGCTATTCCCCAAATTCTTTACAATGTACCGGGGCGCACGTCATGTGACATGTTACCTGAAACGGTTGAGCGTTTGGCGGCGATCCCTAATATCGTCGGCATTAAAGAAGCCACCGGTAATCTGGAACGTGCTGCTGACATTTTACAGCGTTGTGGCGACCGTATGGATTTGTACAGTGGCGATGACGCGACGGCCATGGAATTGATTCTGATGGGCGGCAAAGGTGATATTTCCGTCACTGCCAACGTTGCGCCTAAGGCGATGCATGAAATGTGCGCTGCCGCTTTAGCGGGTGATCGGGAAACGGCGAGCCGTATCAATGCTACACTTGCAGCATTGCATACCGATTTGTTCCTTGAACCTAACCCGATGCCGGTAAAATGGGCGTTGGCGCAGATGGGTTTTGGGGATGAGCGCGGCATACGTTTACCGCTTGTCCCGTGTTCTGAGGCTATTAAGCCCCAAGTGCTGGCAGCCATGCGTCAAGCCGGTATTGAGTGTTAGTTTTCTAAACGGAATAGACAATGAGTCCCATGAATATACTTCCTCTGTCACGTTCAGTGGTGGTTATCGGTTCAGCACTGATACTGTCTGCTTGCTCCGGCTTGAACATTGATTCAGTCGGTGATCGGGTGGATTACAAAAACAATAAAAGCGTTAATTCGCTAGAAGTTCCCCCGGATTTGAATGCGCCTGACTATGACCCGACTTATGCCACCATTCCCGGTGGTTCGGTGAGTGCGGCGGCGTTGGCTCGCGGTGAGGCGCAACAAGGTAATGCGGTGGTGTTGCCGACCAATGCCGCTATCCAGCTTATGCGTGAAGGCAATGTGCGTTGGCTACAGGTCAATGCTCCCGCTGAAGCGGTCTGGCCGAAATTGCACGAGTTTTGGCGGGCAATGGGTGTGGCTGTTAAGCGTGATGAGCCGCGTGTTGGTATCATGGAAACCGATTGGGCGGAAAACAAAGCTGAAATTCCATTGGATTTCATCCGTAAAACCATCGGCAAGGCGCTTGAAGGCATGTATGACGCGGGTAGCCGTGATCGCTTTAAAATTCGGTTGGAACGTCCTGCTGCTCAAGCGACCAATATCTACCTTAGTCATGAGCGTGCGGAAGAATCCGTCAGTGGCACTGGGGTAAAATGGCAATACGCGCCAGCAAGACCTGAGTTGGAAGCAGAAATGCTGAACCGTTTGATGGTTTTCCTGCAAGGTGGTAATGCCACTGCTAACGCTCAGCCTGTAGCAGAATCGAAGTTGACCGCTGTGCAAGTCGCCATGACGCAATTGGAAGGCGGGCAACCCGGTTTGGTAGTGGGTGGTGCGGCTAATGATGTCTGGATTCGTACCGGCGTGATGCTGGGGCGGATTGGCATGAGCATCGAAGGGCAGCAGCGTGCAAATGGTGTTTACCTTGCCAGTTACGACGGTGATAACAAAGATAACAAGCAAGGTTTCTTTAGCCGTTTGCTCAAGTCCGATAAAGACATGTTGAAAGTTGGTGGCAAATACCAGGTACAAATCTCTGATGCGGGCAATCGTAGCTTGATTACGGTTGGCGATGCTGATGGCAGCCCATTGAAACCAGCAGTAGCCACCGAACTGCTGGAGCGCCTCAAGTCTGAATTTGAGCGCTAATGCTGCGGTTTGCTTCCCTCGGTAGCGGTAGCAAAGGCAACGGTACACTCATCGAGTCCGGCAAAACTCGTATTTTGCTGGACTGTGGTTTTACCTTAGGTGAAACCGAGCGGCGTTTACACCGTCTTGGTTGCCCGCCTCAATCTCTCACGGCAATTCTCATTACTCACGAACACGGCGACCATGCCGCTGGTGTGGGAAGGCTCTCGCGCCGCTACAACATTCCTGTATGGTTGACGGTTGGCACTTATCATGCGATGCGTGATGTTAAGTTTGCTCAAACGCATTACATCAATGTCCACCAGGCGTTGGAAATTCAAGATTTGCAGATCACGCCTTTCCCCGTTCCTCACGATGCCCGCGAACCATGTCAATTTGTGTTTAGCAATGGCAATCATAAATTAGGCATTTTGACCGATGTCGGTAGCCATACCCCGTTAATTTTACAAATGTTGCAGCGCTTGGATGCACTTATGCTGGAGTGCAATTACGACGCCGTTATGTTGGCGAATGGTGTTTACCCACCATCACTTAAGGCACGGGTTGCCGGGCGTTACGGTCATTTGGATAATAAACAGTCTACTTATCTGCTGGAGCAATTGGATCTTAGTCAGTTGCAGCACCTTGTTGGAATGCATCTCAGCGAGAATAACAATTTGCCGAATTACGCCTACCAAGCATTGTGTGCTGGAGCGGGATGTGAGCAAGGCTGGATTCAGCTTGCAAATCAAACGGATGGGATAGATTGGTTGGATATTCGCTAAAAACTTTCAGAAAAGTTTCATAAAAGTAGTTGACGGCCTCTGACTGGCCTGTATAATGCGCCGCTCACTCAGGGCAAAAACGCTCTGAAATAAAAGCAGAATCAAGAACTTAGGGAATTGTATTTTGCTTTTAGAGTCCGAAAGAATTTTGAGAAAGTGTTTGACACGAACCTCGAAAGGCTTTAAGATTCGCCCCTCGCTGCTTAGAGAGCAGTGCGCAGATTAACAAAAGAAGCCAGAAAACTTGTGTGGGGGCTTGTGATTGTGTCGAGAGGCACAGAAGCAAGCAACCATTGAGTTCGCGTTAATATATTTTATACGTAATTTCGATGGATTTGCTCTTCAATTTCAAACGATAAAGATTGAACTGAAGAGTTTGATCCTGGCTCAGATTGAACGCTGGCGGTATGCTTAAGACATGCAAGTCGAACGGAATCTTTGGATTCAGTGGCGGACGGGTGAGTAACACGTGGGAATCTACTGAGTAGTGGGGGACAGCCCGGCGAAAGCCGGATTAATACCGCATACGCCCTACGGGGGAAAGGCGCAAGCCGCTATTTAATGAGCCCGCGTAAGATTAGCTAGTTGGTAAGGTAAAGGCTTACCAAGGCGACGATCTTTAGCTGGTCTGAGAGGATGGCCAGCCACATCGGGACTGAGACACGGCCCGGACTCCTACGGGAGGCAGCAGTCGGGAATATTGGACAATGGGCGCAAGCCTGATCCAGCAATACCGCGTGTGTGAAGAAGGCCTGCGGGTTGTAAAGCACTTTCAGTTGGGAAGATAATGACGTTACCAACAGAAGAAGCACCGGCTAACTCCGTGCCAGCAGCCGCGGTAATACGGAGGGTGCAAGCGTTAATCGGAATTACTGGGCGTAAAGCGTGCGTAGGCGGTTTATTAAGTCAGATGTGAAATCCCCGGGCTCAACCTGGGAACTGCATCTGATACTGGTAGACTAGAGTGTGGGAGAGGAGAGTGGAATTTCCGGTGTAGCGGTGAAATGCATAGAGATCGGAAGGAACATCAGTGGCGAAGGCGACTCTCTGGACCAACACTGACGCTGAGGCACGAAAGCGTGGGTAGCAAACAGGATTAGATACCCTGGTAGTCCACGCCGTAAACGATGTCAACTAGCCGTCAGGCTCGCTTTAGAGTTTGGTGGTGGAGCTAACGTATTAAGTTGACCGCCTGGGGAGTACGCTCGCAAGAGTAAAACTCAAAGGAATTGACGGGGGCCCGCACAAGCGGTGGAGCATGTGGTTTAATTCGATGCAACGCGAAGAACCTTACCTGGTCTTGACATGTAGTGAACTTAGCAGAAATGTTTTGGTGCCTTCGGGAACACTAACACAGGTGCTGCACGGCTGTCGTCAGCTCGTGTCGTGAGATGTTGGGTTAAGTCCCGCAACGAGCGCAACCCCTATCCCTAGTTGCCAGCACGTAATGGTGGGAACTCTAAGGAGACTGCCGGTGACAAACCGGAGGAAGGTGGGGATGACGTCAAGTCATCATGGCCCTTATGACCAGGGCTACACACGTGCTACAATGGGCAGTACAGAGGGAAGCAAGACCGCGAGGTGGAGCAAATCCCAGAAAGCTGTCCGTAGTCCGGATTGGAGTCTGCAACTCGACTCCATGAAGTCGGAATCGCTAGTAATCGCGAATCAGCATGTCGCGGTGAATACGTTCCCGGGCCTTGTACACACCGCCCGTCACACCATGGGAGTTTGTTGCACCAGAAGCAGGTAGTCTAACCGCAAGGAGGGCGCTTGCCACGGTGTGGCCGATGACTGGGGTGAAGTCGTAACAAGGTAGCCGTAGGGGAACCTGCGGCTGGATCACCTCCTTTACGAGAAACGTCGCTCACACGATCACAAGTTCCCACACAAGTAGTCTGGCAGACCGCATTTATTGCAAGTGCTCTAGTACCGAACACGGGTCTATAGCTCAGTTGGTTAGAGCGCACCCCTGATAAGGGTGAGGCCGGTGGTTCGAGTCCACCTAGACCCACCACTCTTGCATCGCAAAGGTTATCGGGGCCATAGCTCAGCTGGGAGAGCGCCTGCCTTGCACGCAGGAGGTCGTCGGTTCGATCCCGTCTGGCTCCACCACTTTCTGGTCAACGAAACAGTAACATTAGTAATAATGGAACTGAACACTCAGCACCAAAAAGGCATTGCAATAAATGTACACAACCACGGTAACTCCAAAAGTCACCGCAAAGCGAACTGGCTTCTTCAAAGGACACAGTTTATTTTGCACTGGCTTTTGTCGGTTCAACCTAAGTAGATAGGTCGTTCTTTAACAAAATGGAAAAATATCAAGGCGAAATGTATAACTGAGAAGATTATATATCTCAAGATTGATCGTTACGAGATTATAGACACGCTGTAACCCAAGTTTACCGCACAAAAGGTAGTAGACTGTTTCGGGTTATAGGATCAAGTGACTAAGCGTACACGGTGGATGCCTTGGCAGTCAGAGGCGATGAAGGACGTTATAGCATGCGATAAGCTACGGTTAGCCTGCAAATTGGCATTGACCCGTAGATTTCCGAATGGGGAAACCCACCACTTTTGTGGTATCCCGCAAGGGAGGCGAACGCAGGGAACTGAAACATCTAAGTACCTGTAGGAAAAGAAATCAACCGAGATTCCCCCAGTAGCGGCGAGCGAACGGGGAACAGCCGAATCTCTTTAATGTAGTGGAATGGTATGGAAAGGCCAGCGATACCGGGTGATAGCCCCGTACACGAAACGTTATAGAGGACATATTAAGTAGGGCGGGACACGTGAAATCCTGTCTGAAGATGGGGGGACCATCCTCCAAGGCTAAATACTCCTGACTGACCGATAGTGAACCAGTACCGTGAGGGAAAGGCGAAAAGAACCCTGGTGAAGGGAGTGAAATAGAACCTGAAACCGTGTACGTACAAGCAGTGGGAGCCCTTTGGGGTGACTGCGTACCTTTTGTATAATGGGTCAGCGACTTACTTTCAGTGGCAAGCTTAACCGATAGGGGAGGCGTAGCGAAAGCGAGTCTGAACAGGGCGTTCAGTCGCTGGGAGTAGACCCGAAACCGAGCGATCTATCCATGGCCAGGTTGAAGGTGCCGTAACAGGTACTGGAGGACCGAACCCACTCCCGTTGAAAAGGTAGGGGATGAGCTGTGGATAGGAGTGAAAGGCTAATCAAGCTCGGAGATAGCTGGTTCTCCTCGAAAGCTATTTAGGTAGCGCCTCGTGTATCACTCCTAGGGGTAGAGCACTGTTATGGCTAGGGGGCCCTGACCGGCTTACCAACCCATTGCAAACTCCGAATACTAGGAAGTGCGAGCACGGGAGACAGACAGCGGGTGCTAACGTCCGTTGTCAAAAGGGAAACAACCCAGACCGCCAGCTAAGGTCCCCAAATTGTGGCTCAGTGGGAAACGATGTGGGAAGGCACAGACAGCCAGGAGGTTGGCTTAGAAGCAGCCATCCTTTAAAGAAAGCGTAATAGCTCACTGGTCGAGTCGGCCTGCGCGGAAGATTCAACGGGGCTTAAGCCACATACCGAAGCTGCGGACTTGAAGCAATTCAAGTGGTAGAGGAGCGTTCTGTACGCCTGTGAAGGTGAACTGGAAAGTTTGCTGGAGGTATCAGAAGTGCGAATGCTGACATAAGTAACGACAAGACGGGTGAAAAACCCGTCCGCCGAAAGCCCAAGGTTTCCTGCGCAACGTTAATCGGCGCAGGGTTAGTCGGCCCCTAAGGCGAGGCAGAAATGCGTAGTCGATGGGAAACAGGTCAATATTCCTGTACCGGCACTAACTGCGATGGGAGGACGGAGAAGGCTAGGACAGCAACCTATTGGATGGTTGTTTAAGCGTTTAGGTGGGATTCTTAGGCAAATCCGGGAATCCATTCAACACTGAGGCGTGATGACGAAGTACCACGGTACTGAAGTGTTTGATGCCATGCTTCCAAGAAAAGTCCCTAAGCTTCAGGTTAGTGCTGACCGTACCCCAAACCGACACAGGTGGGCTGGATGAGAATTCCAAGGCGCTTGAGAGAACTCGGATGAAGGAACTAGGCAAAATGGTACCGTAACTTCGGGAGAAGGTACGCCCGCGCAAGCGGGCCGCAGAGACCAGGCCGCTGCGACTGTTTATCAAAAACACAGCACTCTGCAAACTCGAAAGAGGACGTATAGGGTGTGACGCCTGCCCGGTGCCGGAAGGTTAATTGATGGGGTTAGCGCAAGCGAAGCTCTTGATCGAAGCCCCGGTAAACGGCGGCCGTAACTATAACGGTCCTAAGGTAGCGAAATTCCTTGTCGGGTAAGTTCCGACCTGCACGAATGGCGTAACGATGGCGGCACTGTCTCCATCCGAGACTCAGTGAAATTGAAATCGCTGTGAAGATGCAGTGTACCCGCGGCTAGACGGAAAGACCCCGTGAACCTTTACTATAGCTTTGTATTGAACTTTGAACCTACTTGTGTAGGATAGGTGGGAGACTATGAAACCGGAACGCCAGTTCTGGTGGAGTCGTCCTTGAAATACCACCCTGGTATGTTCGGAGTTCTAACCCAGGCATCACAATGCCGGGGACAATACATGGTGGGTAGTTTGACTGGGGCGGTCTCCTCCTAAAGAGTAACGGAGGAGCGCGAAGGTGTGCTAATCACGGTCGGAAATCGTGAGGTTTGTGTAAAGGCATAAGCACGCTTGACTGCGAGACAGACAAGTCGAGCAGGTACGAAAGTAGGTCTTAGTGATCCGGTGGCTCTGAATGGAAGGGCCATCGCTCAACGGATAAAAGGTACTCCGGGGATAACAGGCTGATTCCTCCAAGAGTCCATATCGACGGGGGAGTTTGGCACCTCGATGTCGGCTCATCACATCCTGGGGCTGAAGCAGGTCCCAAGGGTATGGCTGTTCGCCATTTAAAGTGGTACGCGAGCTGGGTTCAGAACGTCGTGAGACAGTTCGGTCCCTATCTGCCGTGGGCGTTGGAGATTTGAGGGAAGCTGACCTTAGTACGAGAGGACCGGGTTGGACGAACCTCTGGTGTTCCTGTTGTCACGCCAGTGGCATTGCAGGGTAGCTATGTTCGGACGGGATAACCGCTGAAAGCATCTAAGCGGGAAGCCCCTCCCAAGATGAGATCTCCCTGACCCCTTGAGGGTCCTAAAGGGCCGTTGGAGACTACGACGTTGATAGGCTGGGTGTGGAAGTGCAGTAATGTATGCAGCTAACCAGTACTAATTGCCCGTGAGGCTTGATCCTATAACCCAAAACGGTCTACTAGAGATATAGAATCGTGTAGATGTTACCTCGGTAACACGCTACCAGACCTCAGTATTACGTATCACTTGATATTTTTCCAGATTAGGTCGAGAAGGCTGCCTAGGCACTCCCTTCTCAACCTTGCCAGTTTGCTTGGTGTCCATAGAGCTGTGGAACCACCTGATCCCATCCCGAACTCAGAAGTGAAACGCAGCATCGCCGATGGTAGTGTGGGGTCTCCCCATGTGAGAGTAGGTCAACGCCAAGCATCATTCCTAAAAGCCCTGTATTAGTTAACTAATCACAGGGCTTTTATTTCCTCGCAGCATTAGGTTTTCTTAGTGTTTCGAGTAAATAAAAACTGAAAATTAAATGTCTTGACAGCTTGTCCTGATTCATTTAAGATTCGCCCCTCGCTGCTTAGAGAGCAGTGCGCAGATTAACAAAAGAAGCCAGAAAACTTGTGTGGGGGCTTGTGATTGTGTCGAGAGGCACAGAAGCAAGCAACCATTGAGTTCACGTTAATGTAATTTATACGTAATTTCGATGGATTTGCTCTTCAATTTCAAAAGATAAAGATTGAACTGAAGAGTTTGATCCTGGCTCAGATTGAACGCTGGCGGTATGCTTAAGACATGCAAGTCGAACGGAATCTTCGGATTCAGTGGCGGACGGGTGAGTAACACGTGGGAATCTACTGAGTAGTGGGGGACAGCCCGGCGAAAGCCGGATTAATACCGCATACGCCCTACGGGGGAAAGGCGCAAGCCGCTATTTAATGAGCCCGCGTAAGATTAGCTAGTTGGTAAGGTAAAGGCTTACCAAGGCGACGATCTTTAGCTGGTCTGAGAGGATGGCCAGCCACATCGGGACTGAGACACGGCCCGGACTCCTACGGGAGGCAGCAGTCGGGAATATTGGACAATGGGCGCAAGCCTGATCCAGCAATACCGCGTGTGTGAAGAAGGCCTGCGGGTTGTAAAGCACTTTCAGTTGGGAAGATAATGACGTTACCAACAGAAGAAGCACCGGCTAACTCCGTGCCAGCAGCCGCGGTAATACGGAGGGTGCAAGCGTTAATCGGAATTACTGGGCGTAAAGCGTGCGTAGGCGGTTTATTAAGTCAGATGTGAAATCCCCGGGCTCAACCTGGGAACTGCATCTGATACTGGTAGACTAGAGTGTGGGAGAGGAGAGTGGAATTTCCGGTGTAGCGGTGAAATGCATAGAGATCGGAAGGAACATCAGTGGCGAAGGCGACTCTCTGGACCAACACTGACGCTGAGGCACGAAAGCGTGGGTAGCAAACAGGATTAGATACCCTGGTAGTCCACGCCGTAAACGATGTCAACTAGCCGTCAGGCCCGCTTTAGGGTTTGGTGGTGGAGCTAACGTATTAAGTTGACCGCCTGGGGAGTACGCTCGCAAGAGTAAAACTCAAAGGAATTGACGGTGCCCGCACAAGCGGTGGAGCATGTGGTTTAATTCGATGCAACGCGAAGAACCTTACCTGGTCTTGACATGTAGTGAACTTAGCAGAAATGTTTTGGCGCCTTCGGGAACACTAACACAGGTGCTGCACGGCTGTCGTCAGCTCGTGTCGTGAGATGTTGGGTTAAGTCCCGCAACGAGCGCAACCCCTATCCCTAGTTGCCAGCACGTAATGGTGGGAACTCTAAGGAGACTGCCGGTGACAAACCGGAGGAAGGTGGGGATGACGTCAAGTCATCATGGCCCTTATGACCAGGGCTACACACGTGCTACAATGGGTGGTACAGAGGGAAGCGATACCGCGAGGTGGAGCAAATCCCAGAAAGCCATCCGTAGTCCGGATCGGAGTCTGCAACTCGACTCCGTGAAGTCGGAATCGCTAGTAATCGCGAATCAGCATGTCGCGGTGAATACGTTCCCGGGCCTTGTACACACCGCCCGTCACACCATGGGAGTTTGTTGCACCAGAAGCAGGTAGTCTAACCGCAAGGAGGGCGCTTGCCACGGTGTGGCCGATGACTGGGGTGAAGTCGTAACAAGGTAGCCGTAGGGGAACCTGCGGCTGGATCACCTCCTTTACGAGAAACGTCGCTCACACGATCACAAGTTCCCACACAAGTAGTCTGGCAGACCGCATTTATTGCAAGTGCTCTAGTACCGAACACGGGTCTATAGCTCAGTTGGTTAGAGCGCACCCCTGATAAGGGTGAGGCCGGTGGTTCGAGTCCACCTAGACCCACCACTCTTGCATCGCAAAGGTTATCGGGGCCATAGCTCAGCTGGGAGAGCGCCTGCCTTGCACGCAGGAGGTCGTCGGTTCGATCCCGTCTGGCTCCACCACTTTCTGGTCAACGAAACAGTAACATTAGTAATAATGGAACTGAACACTCAGCACCAAAAAGGCATTGCAATAAATGTACACAACCACGGTAACTCCAAAAGTCACCGCAAAGCGAACTGGCTTCTTCAAAGGACACAGTTTATTTTGCACTGGCTTTTGTCGGTTCAACCTAAGTAGATAGGTCGTTCTTTAACAAAATGGAAAAATATCAAGGCGAAATGTATAACTGAGAAGATTATATATCTCAAGATTGATCGTTACGAGATTATAGACACGCTGTAACCCAAGTTTACCGCACAAAAGGTAGTAGACTGTTTCGGGTTATAGGATCAAGTGACTAAGCGTACACGGTGGATGCCTTGGCAGTCAGAGGCGATGAAGGACGTTATAGCATGCGATAAGCTACGGTTAGCCTGCAAATTGGCATTGACCCGTAGATTTCCGAATGGGGAAACCCACCACTTTTGTGGTATCCCGCAAGGGAGGCGAACGCAGGGAACTGAAACATCTAAGTACCTGTAGGAAAAGAAATCAACCGAGATTCCCCCAGTAGCGGCGAGCGAACGGGGAACAGCCGAATCTCTTTAATGTAGTGGAATGGTATGGAAAGGCCAGCGATACCGGGTGATAGCCCCGTACACGAAACGTTATAGAGGACATATTAAGTAGGGCGGGACACGTGAAATCCTGTCTGAAGATGGGGGGACCATCCTCCAAGGCTAAATACTCCTGACTGACCGATAGTGAACCAGTACCGTGAGGGAAAGGCGAAAAGAACCCTGGTGAAGGGAGTGAAATAGAACCTGAAACCGTGTACGTACAAGCAGTGGGAGCCCTTTGGGGTGACTGCGTACCTTTTGTATAATGGGTCAGCGACTTACTTTCAGTGGCAAGCTTAACCGATAGGGGAGGCGTAGCGAAAGCGAGTCTGAACAGGGCGTTCAGTCGCTGGGAGTAGACCCGAAACCGAGCGATCTATCCATGGCCAGGTTGAAGGTGCCGTAACAGGTACTGGAGGACCGAACCCACTCCCGTTGAAAAGGTAGGGGATGAGCTGTGGATAGGAGTGAAAGGCTAATCAAGCTCGGAGATAGCTGGTTCTCCTCGAAAGCTATTTAGGTAGCGCCTCGTGTATCACTCCTAGGGGTAGAGCACTGTTATGGCTAGGGGGCCCTGACCGGCTTACCAACCCATTGCAAACTCCGAATACTAGGAAGTGCGAGCACGGGAGACAGACAGCGGGTGCTAACGTCCGTTGTCAAAAGGGAAACAACCCAGACCGCCAGCCGAGGCTCCCAAATTGTGGCTCAGTGGGAAACGATGTGGGAAGGCACAGACAGCCAGGAGGTTGGCTTAGAAGCAGCCATCCTTTAAAGAAAGCGTAATAGCTCACTGGTCGAGTCGGCCTGCGCGGAAGATTCAACGGGGCTTAAGCCACATACCGAAGCTGCGGACTTGAAGCAATTCAAGTGGTAGAGGAGCGTTCTGTACGCCTGTGAAGGTGAACTGGAAAGTTTGCTGGAGGTATCAGAAGTGCGAATGCTGACATAAGTAACGACAAGACGGGTGAAAAACCCGTCCGCCGAAAGCCCAAGGTTTCCTGCGCAAC
This window harbors:
- the dapA gene encoding 4-hydroxy-tetrahydrodipicolinate synthase — protein: MFRGSMVALITPMKANGDVDEAALEALVAFHLENGTDAIVAVGTTGESATLNYKEHRHVMKRVIDLVAGKIPVIAGTGSNSTAEAIEMTEIAMQDGADACLLVTPYYNKPTQEGLYQHYKLIAERVAIPQILYNVPGRTSCDMLPETVERLAAIPNIVGIKEATGNLERAADILQRCGDRMDLYSGDDATAMELILMGGKGDISVTANVAPKAMHEMCAAALAGDRETASRINATLAALHTDLFLEPNPMPVKWALAQMGFGDERGIRLPLVPCSEAIKPQVLAAMRQAGIEC
- a CDS encoding MBL fold metallo-hydrolase, whose protein sequence is MLRFASLGSGSKGNGTLIESGKTRILLDCGFTLGETERRLHRLGCPPQSLTAILITHEHGDHAAGVGRLSRRYNIPVWLTVGTYHAMRDVKFAQTHYINVHQALEIQDLQITPFPVPHDAREPCQFVFSNGNHKLGILTDVGSHTPLILQMLQRLDALMLECNYDAVMLANGVYPPSLKARVAGRYGHLDNKQSTYLLEQLDLSQLQHLVGMHLSENNNLPNYAYQALCAGAGCEQGWIQLANQTDGIDWLDIR
- the bamC gene encoding outer membrane protein assembly factor BamC, with protein sequence MNILPLSRSVVVIGSALILSACSGLNIDSVGDRVDYKNNKSVNSLEVPPDLNAPDYDPTYATIPGGSVSAAALARGEAQQGNAVVLPTNAAIQLMREGNVRWLQVNAPAEAVWPKLHEFWRAMGVAVKRDEPRVGIMETDWAENKAEIPLDFIRKTIGKALEGMYDAGSRDRFKIRLERPAAQATNIYLSHERAEESVSGTGVKWQYAPARPELEAEMLNRLMVFLQGGNATANAQPVAESKLTAVQVAMTQLEGGQPGLVVGGAANDVWIRTGVMLGRIGMSIEGQQRANGVYLASYDGDNKDNKQGFFSRLLKSDKDMLKVGGKYQVQISDAGNRSLITVGDADGSPLKPAVATELLERLKSEFER